Below is a window of Cytobacillus firmus DNA.
ATAATCTTCAAGCAGTCCTTCAACCATTTTTACAACCGTTTTAAAACCGCCCATGTAGCGTGCAGCACCTTCGGAAACACCAAGGATAACCGGTGATTTTTCTTCTTCTGCCGCCTGCAGGATCGCTTGAGTGAACTCAAGGTTGTTTAAGTTAAATTGACCTACTGCATAGCCTTCTGATTTTGCTTTATTAAGCATTTCAGTCATAGAAACTAAAGGCATTTTTCTTCCTCCTTATTGATAATCGTTTAAGTTCAACAGACTAAATACTGTTAAAGTTTTCCCCTTAACACTAACGAATATGTACCCTTAAAATAGTCCGCTAAACTGAGACGACCCTTTGGAATTCATCTGTTATCATACCAAAAAGGACTTAGAAAAGCCATTATTCCAGCGCGTTTTTATGAAATGTCATAAAGCAAACGCTATCATTTTTATCGTGTTGGAATTTCAGGTTAAAAACGGATATTTTTGGCTTATTACGAGTTAGGGACAAGCAAATATTTTTTTACTGCCGCCCTGATATCATCGATATCGAATGGCTTCGCAAAGTGAGTAAGAGCACCCAGATCCTTTGCTTCCTGAATCATATCGAGTTCACCGTAAGCCGTCATGATAATAACGCGGATATCTTTATCCACTACTCTCATTCTTTTCAAAATTTCAATCCCGTCCATTCCCGGTATTTTCATATCAAGAAGAACAAGATCAGGCGAATGTTTGGAAACAATGTCGAGAGCCTGGACTCCATTGGCAGCCTGGTATGTGTCGTACCCTTCCTTCTGCAGTACCTCATTAAGTAAAATACGGATTCCGAACTGATCATCTACGATTAAAATTTTCCCTTTCATCAAGCCACCTCTTTCTGTCGTATTAAAAGCACTTAGGTTTAAAACCATACTGAATTATGACTGCAGGTCACTTAACTATACATTCTCCTACAGCTAATTTCTCTGTGAAAGATGATTATTCCTTCTTATTTTAGCAATTACCTTTGATTATTTTACCTTTCCTTCCCTATTCTCTATAATAGAACCGCAGGAAAAGATGAAGGAGTGAACGGATTTGCTGAAGATGTTTTCTACCCAGCTGACAGGCTTATTTAAAAGACTTCAGGAAAAAGAAGAGTTTTCCATAGAGGACAGCGCCCGCCTTTTGGCCCAGGCTGCTGCCGGTGATGGGAAAATATATATTTATGGAACTAAGGAAATGGCTGCAATCGGCTATGAAGCCGTGCAAAGCCAAGAGCCGCTTAGAGTTGCAGCGATTTTGGAGAAAGATTCCGAAGTCTCTGAAACAGACCGGGTCATCATCTTTTCAAGATATTCGGATGACGAAGATGCAGCCGCTCTGGCAAAATCTTTATCCGAAAAAGGGGTCCCTTTTGTGTCAGTAAGCACTTTAAGAACTGAAAATGGCGGCAGCCTGGCTGATTTTGCTGATGTTCATATAGATTTAAAGCTTGCGAAAGGCCTTCTGCCTGATGAAGAGGGCAATCGCTTCGGCTATCCGGCCTCCATGGCTGCTTTGTTTGTGTATTATGGAATTAAGTTTACAATTGATGAGATTTTGGCGGAGTTTGAATAGATTTTGCGGGTTTCACCGTGCCTCGGCTGCGCATAGGCATTCACTAGTTATGCACAAATACAGCCGGTTTGCGTGCGCATGGACAAACAAAAGATCCCTCCGAATCCGGAGGGATCTTTCATACATTATAGTTCCTCGCTAAACTTCAATGATGCCCCGACAAATTCACGGAATAATGGCTGAGGGCGAGTTGGCCTTGAGATAAATTCAGGATGGAACTGGGAAGCGACGAACCAAGGGTGATCCTTGACTTCGATGATTTCCACCAGGCGGCCATCCGGGCTTGTACCGGAGAAGACAAAGCCTGCTTTTTCCATATCCTGGCGGTAATGGTTGTTGAACTCATAGCGATGGCGATGACGCTCATATACCACTTCATCCTGGTATGCGTCAAAGGCTTTTGTATCCTCATTCAATTTACAAGCTTGTAAACCAAGTCTTAGAGTTCCGCCTAAATCCTCAATATCCTTTTGCTCAGGCAGAAGGTCGATAATTGGATGCGGTGTTTCAGGAGCAATTTCTGCTGAGTGCGCTCCTTCAAGACCCAGTACGTTTCTTGCAAATTCAATGGAAGCCAGCTGCATGCCAAGACAGATGCCAAGGAATGGCTTTTTGTTTTCGCGCGCATATTGAATGGCAAGGATTTTCCCTTCAATGCCGCGGTCGCCAAATCCGCCCGGAACCAGGATTCCGTCCACGTCCTGAAGCAGTTCATTCACGTTCGTGCTGTCCACTTCTTCAGAATTGATCCATTTGATTTCAATATCAGAATCAAAGGCATAACCGGCATGTTTTAGGGCTTCAACAACAGAAATGTAAGCATCCTGCAATTCAACATATTTACCGACAAGGCCAATCTTGGTTTTCCTTGAAAGGTTTAGAACCTTGTCAACCAGCTGCTTCCACTCGGTCATCTCTGCTTCTCCGCAATCCAGCTTCAAATGCTTGCAGACGATTTCATCAAGCTTCTGATCTTGAAGAGATAGCGGGATAGAATATAAAGTATCCGCATCTGTTGCTTCAATAACTGCTTCTTTATCGATATCACAGAATAGGGCAATTTTGTCCTTCATATCCTGGGAAATTGGCATTTCAGTACGCAGAACAATTACGTTTGGCTGAATGCCAAGGCTTCTTAGTTCTTTAACACTGTGCTGTGTCGGCTTTGTTTTCATTTCGCCTGCTGCCTTGATGTAAGGAACCAGTGTACAGTGAATATACATTACATTATCGCGGCCGATATCACTCTTAATTTGGCGGATCGCTTCAAGGAATGGAAGTGACTCAATATCCCCTACTGTTCCGCCGATTTCTGTGATGACCACATCAGAATTCGTTTCATGGCCTGCACGGAAAACTTTATCCTTGATTTCATTTGTGATATGCGGAATAACCTGTACCGTTCCGCCGTTATAGTCGCCGCGGCGCTCTTTTCTAAGGACAGTAGAGTAAATTTTACCAGTCGTAACACTGCTGTACTTTGTCAGGTTAATATCAACAAAACGCTCATAGTGGCCTAAGTCCAGGTCAGTCTCTGCGCCGTCACCTGTTACAAACACCTCACCATGCTGGTACGGGCTCATTGTTCCCGGATCCACATTTATGTAAGGATCGAATTTCTGAATCGTAACCGTTAACCCTCTGTTTTTCAGCAGGCGGCCAAGCGATGCTGCCGTGATTCCTTTTCCCAGTGACGAAACAACTCCGCCCGTAACAAAAATATACTTAGTCATGAAAAATTCCCCCTTGATATCAGTTTGTGCATAATGATGCCGGTTTAAAAACTTGATGATAAAAATTCTATTGTTCAGCCTCCGGTTTTTCAGCGGAAGCTTATCGCAAAGGGATGGTTTAGCTCTTCTTGAAAAGGCACATGGCCTGTAAAAAAAATAAAAAGCGCTCCTCTTACTTAAGTAAGTAAGGGAGCGCTATTAGCGTCTAAACGAATCGTCCTTTTTTAAGGAGCCCAAAAAGTATTCTACAAGCCCTGAAACGAAAAGTCAAGGTTATAAATCTTCTTCGTCTTCGTCAGCGTCGAGGTCATCTTCCTCAAGCTCTTCGTCATCATCGCCAAGGTCGAATTCTTCATCTTTTTCTACGATATCTTCATCGTCTTCGAAATCATCATCATCTTCAAGATCATCGTCATCGTCCAGAAGATCATCATCATCGTCTTCAGTCAGGTCATCATCATCGAATCCGTCGATATCATCGTAGTCGATATCCTCTTCATCCAGTTCATCATAATCTTCAAGATCGAGATCGTCGTCGCCCTTTTTCTTCGCCTTTTTCTTCTTAGGCTTGATTACCGTTACGACTTCTTCTTCATATTGGTCAACCGGATACCATGAACGAAGACCCCAGCGGTTATCGCCCAATCCGATGAAATGGCCATCTATATTTAAATCTGTATAGAACTGTGCAATTTTTCCCTTGACTTGTTCCTCTGAAAGGTTCATAAGTTTAGCTACTTCATTCATGATGTCATTAAAGGCCATTGGTTCTTTTTTGCTTGTCAGAAGTTCATAAGCCACTTCGATTAATGACATTTCCTGCAATTCTTCTTTTGAGAACTGTTCCAAACTCAATATCAGCACTTCCTTTCCCTATGTAAACGCTCATAAACGCGCAAATAATAAACCATATAAGTTGAATTTCCGCAGGGCCCTGCAAATGCATGCGGACAGCCTGCAAGAAGGCATATTCTTCATTATAAACAAATTTTTACGGTTTATGCCAGTTATATCTGTTGTTCTGAGTATTTTTATGCGATTTATTCTTGATTTTAAATTATCTTAATAGGGCTTTGAATGATGTCCGTTAATTTCCGCTGCGGGCACTTGCTTTCCGCGGGGAGGAACGGGAGCCTCCTCGGCTTCGCCTGCGGGGTCTCCCGCTCCCTCTCCTCCCGCAGGACATTGAATAGGCTTCCTCGGATAAACACCGCACGAAGAAAATGCGTTAGCATTTTCGAGGATCAAGTGCCCTCCGCTCCAATTAACTCAGCAGAAAAACTCTCATTGTATTCGCAAGACAATTAACTTTTTTAAGATTATCCGTTAAAAGAAGCTAATCTGCCCTCCGCTTTCTCCTGCCCCTCAGCGGCCGGTCCCATTTTTTATAGGCGAGCCAGGTGAAGTAGATGGAGAGCAGGAAGAATGCTATCGCTCCCAGCTGTTTTCCATATAAAAAGTAAACACCTGCAGCAGCGGCAAGTATGGCTGCGTAGAGCAAGATTTTTTTCATATTTTCACATCCCAGGTTTCCCGAAGTACATTGCTATGTATTGATTCCATTATATAGGATATGGATGTATTTTATATTAATTCTATATTAAAATATAGTGCAGAAAACAAGGGCCTGCAGCTGCAGGCCCTGTTTTTACATATTCCGCCGGTACTGCCCGCCCACTTCGTATAATGCACGGGTAATCTGGCCGAGGCTTGCCACTTTGACGGTTTCCATCAGCTCGGCGAAAATGTTGCCGCCGCTGACTGCTGCTTTTTTCAATTGGTTCAGTGCCTCTTCCGATTTGTCTTTGTTGCGCTCCTGGAAGCTGCGCAGATTGCGGATTTGTGTTTCTTTTTCTTCCTTCGTTGCCCTTGCAAGCTCCATATTGTTCATTTCGTCCTCTGATGGAGGATTTGGGTTCAAGTAAGTGTTAACTCCGATGATCGGAAGCTCGCCGGTATGCTTTTTCATTTCATAGTACATGGACTCATCCTGGATTTTTCCGCGCTGGTATTGAGTTTCCATGGCACCAAGAACGCCGCCGCGGTCATTGATGCGTTCAAACTCTCTCAGCACCTGCTCTTCCACAAGATCTGTCAGCTCATCCACGATAAAGGCGCCCTGAAGCGGGTTTTCATTTTTCGATAAGCCATGCTCTTTTGTAATGATCATCTGGATGGCCATTGCCCGGCGGACAGACTCTTCCGTAGGTGTCGTGATGGCTTCATCATACGCATTGGTATGAAGCGAGTTGCAGTTATCCTGAAGCGCCATTAACGCCTGCAGCGTTGTGCGGATATCGTTAAAATCTATCTCCTGTGCATGCAGGGAACGTCCTGAAGTCTGGATATGGTACTTCAGCTTCTGGCTTCTCTCGTTCGCACCATATTTATCTCTCATAACCGTTGCCCAGATGCGGCGCGCCACACGGCCGAGCACGGTATACTCCGGATCCAGTCCATTCGAGAAGAAGAATGAAAGGTTTGGTGCAAAATCATTGATGTTCATGCCTCTGCTCAAATAGTACTCCACATACGTAAAACCGTTTGCCAGTGTAAAGGCAAGCTGTGAAATCGGGTTAGCGCCCGCTTCGGCGATATGGTAGCCGGAAATGGATACAGAGTAGTAATTGCGGACCTTGTGGTCAATGAAATACTGCTGAATATCGCCCATCATTCTCAATGCGAACTCCGTCGAGAAGATGCAAGTATTTTGGCCCTGATCCTCTTTTAAAATATCAGCCTGAACCGTTCCGCGGACTGTCTGCAGCGTTTGCGCCCTGACTTCGGTGAACTCTTCAGGTGTCAGCACACGGCCAAGCTCCTGCTCTTTTGCCTCAATCTGCTGTTCGATCGCTGTGTTCATGAACATCGCCAAAATAATCGGCGCCGGCCCATTGATCGTCATTGATACAGATGTAGATGGATGGCACAGGTCAAAACCGGCATACAGCTTCTTCATATCGTCCAGTGTACAGATGCTGACTCCGCTCTCCCCGACTTTTCCGTAAATGTCCGGACGGTAGTCAGGATCCTCCCCGTATAGGGTGACCGAATCAAATGCTGTGCTCAAGCGCTTTGCGGCATCGTCTTTGGACAGATAATGGAAGCGGCGGTTTGTCCGTTCCGGTGTCCCTTCTCCGGCAAACTGTCTCTTCGGATCTTCACCCTCGCGCTTGAACGGGAATACACCTGCTGTATACGGGAAAGAACCCGGCACGTTTTCTCTGTATACCCAGCGGATGATTTCTCCGTAATCTTTGTACTTAGGCAGTGCCACTTTTGGAATGGACAGCCCGGATAAGCTCTTTGTTTTTAAAACCGTCACGATTTCTTTATCACGGATTTTTGTTACAAATTGCTCGCCAGAGTATTTTTCCTTCAGATCTTCCCAGCCTGCCAGAATGTTCTTTGTTTCAGCCGTCAGCTTTTCTTCTGCTGCTGATTTAATGGCTTCAAGCGAAGCAATGACTTCTTCGTTTCCTTCTTGTTCTTTTACAGCAAGAATTGCCCCCTCAAGCTGGAACAGTTTTCGGGCAAGATCCGCCTGCTCTTCGGCTTTCTTATGGTAGCTGCGGACTGCTTCAGATACTTCGCGGAGATAATAGCGCTGTTCATTCGGGATAATGACATTCTGCTTTTCAACTTTTGCATTTTTCGTAAAACTTGTCTTCCAGTCTGTACCTGCTTTTTCATTAATCGTTTCCACCAGTGCCGCAAACACCGCGTTTGTGCCCGGGTCATTGAACTGGCTCGCAATGGTTCCGTAGACAGGCATGTCTTCAAGCTCTTTTTCAAAAAGCATCCGGCTGCGCTGGTACTGCTTTTGCACCTGGCGCATCGCATCCTCTGAGCCTTTGCGTTCAAATTTATTAATGACGATCAAATCGGCATAATCGATCATATCAATTTTTTCAAGCTGGGAAGGCGCACCGAATTCACTTGTCATAATATACATCGAAGCATCACAAATTTCCGTAATGCCGGCATCTCCCTGCCCGATTCCGCTTGTTTCCACAATAATCAAATCAAAACCGGCTGCTTTGACAACTGAAATGGCATCCTGAATCGCCAGCGACAGCTCGCTGCGGGAATTTCTTGTTGCCAGGCTTCGCATGTAGACGCGCGGATTAAAAATGGCGTTCATGCGGATACGGTCGCCAAGAAGGGCTCCGCCCGTTTTTTGCTTTGTCGGATCTACTGAAAGAATCGCGACTTTTTTCTCTGGAATTTCATTGATGAAACGGCGGATTAGCTCATCTGTCAGCGAGCTTTTTCCGGCACCGCCTGTTCCTGTAATCCCTACAACCGGAACCTGCTTTTCGAGGGATTTCACTTTCTCCATAACCGGCTCAAGCGCAGCTGCCGCTTCCTTGCCTACGGTTACCTGATGCTCAGCCAGTGTAATCAGCTTGGCAATGGCATTTGTTTCCCCATCCTGAAGCTTTTCAATCTGCTCGGATGCTTCGGCTGTAAACGTCGGGAAATCACATTCCTTGATCATCTGATCAATCATGCCCTGAAGACCGTACTGACGCCCGTCTTCCGGCGAGAAAATCCTTGCGATTCCGTAGTCATGCAATTCTTTGATTTCCTTCGGGATAATGACACCGCCGCCGCCGCCATAAATGCGGATGTGGGATGCGCCTCTTTCCTTCAGAAGATCATACATATATTTGAAATACTCCACATGTCCTCCCTGATAAGAGGAAATGGCGATTCCCTGCACATCTTCCTGAATCGCAGCATTTACGACTTCCTCCACAGAACGGTTATGCCCGAGGTGGATGACCTCTGCCCCGCTTGCCTGGATGATGCGGCGCATAATGTTGATGGAGGCATCATGCCCGTCAAATAGACTGGAAGCCGTCACAAAACGAATATGATTTTTCGGCTTATAGACTTCTGGATTGCTCATCGTTCTCCCCCTTGTCCGTAAACGCAAGGCTAATCCCTGCGCACTATTCTTAAGCTTTTTCCGAGACCTTGCCCGAATCCTTTATTCCCTGGAAAAGAAGATTGGTCTGCAGCTGGATATACTCCTCAATGCTGTACATTTTCTGCAGGGACCAGCGGCGAAATGCCCACATTTGCCCCTGGACAAAAATGTTATGGGCGATCATTTTGATTTTTTCCTCCGGCAGGTCCAGTTCTCCGTTCTCCACGCAAAGGGTAATGACATGCTCGAACATGCCAACCATTTCAATTTCTTTCTTGAGCACATATGGAAGGGCGTCTTTTGTCAGCGCCTTTACTTCCTGGTACATGACAAGCACTTCATCCTGCATTTCGTCGACCACTTTGAAGTAATCGGCGATGCCCTGTTTCAGGCTTTCAAGTGTGCCCTGTTTTGTATCAAGGCCTTTCTGAAGCCGTTCGGCGACCTGGTCGTAAATGCTGTCGCAAACCAGGTACAGGACGTCTTCCTTTGTCCGGATGTATTCATAAAGCGTTCCAATACTAAAACCAGATGCCTTTGCGATCTCTCTAGTTGTTGTACGATGGAACCCTTTTTGGATAAAAAGGGTGACGGCACCTTTGATCATCTGATCGCGTCTTTTTTTGACAAGACGCTCATCTTTAACAGAAGCCTGCACTTCCCGTTTTTTCATTGTTACCTACCGCCTCCCGCCATTCATATGCCTGTTTATAAATTTGTTTTAGCTTATGAATTATGCCCGTTGATTTCCGCTCCAGGCTGCTCGCTTTCCGCGGGGCAGGCGGTGAGCCTCCTCGACGCTGCGCGCCTGCGGGGTCTCACCTGTCCCGCTACTCCCGCAGGACGTTGAATAAACTTCCCCGAAAAAAACACCGCACGAAGAAAATGCGATAGCATTTTCGAGGATCTCGCACCTTCCGCTCCAATCAACTCATTACTTAAAACTTAGTCAGCAACTCTAATGCACAACTATCTTCAAAACAGCCCTTTTAAGAACTTATTTCGTTACCATACGAGAGATTACGAGTCGCTGGATTTCCTGTGTGCCTTCGTAGATTTGTGTGATTTTGGCGTCGCGCATGTAGCGTTCTACCGGGTAGTCCTTTGTATATCCGTAGCCGCCAAAGATTTGAACGGCGTCTGTTGTTACTTTCATGGCCGTGTCGCCCGCAAGAAGTTTGGACATGGCAGATTCTTTTCCGTATGGAAGTCCTTCTGATTCCAGCCATGCTGCCTGGTAAGTTAATAGTCTTGAAGCTTCGATGCTTGTTGCCATGTCAGCCAGCTTAAAGCCGATTCCCTGCTGGGCAGCGATTGGCTTGCCGAATTGGTGGCGTTCTTTAGCGTATTCGATGGAAGCATCCAGTGCACCCTGAGCGATTCCGACTGCCTGAGCAGCGATGCCGTTGCGGCCGCCATCCAGTGTCATCATGGCAACTTTGAAGCCTTCGCCTACATTGCCAAGCACGTTCTCAACCGGCACCTTGCACTCTTCAAAAATAATCTCAGTTGTTGGTGATGAACGTATTCCCAATTTCTTTTCCTTCTTGCCGACAGAGAAGCCTTCAAAGCCTGCTTCCACGATGAACGCTGTTGTTCCTTTATGCTTGGAGGATGGATCTGTCAGGGCAAACACGACATAGATATCTGCGATTCCGCCGTTTGTAATGAATATTTTGCTGCCGTTTAAGACGTAATGATCGCCTTCAAGACGTGCTGTCGTTCTCATTCCGCCGGCATCAGATCCGCTGCCCGGCTCAGTAAGTCCGTATGCGCCGATTTTTTCACCTTGTGCCATTGGCTTTAAGTATTTTTGCTTTTGCTCTTCGTTGCCGAACTTGAAGATCGGCCAGCCTGCAAGGGACGTATGGGCAGAAAGAGTTACACCTGTAGATGCACACACTCTTGAAAGCTCTTCAACTGCGATGCAGTAAGCCAGGTAATCACTGCCGATTCCGCCGTACTCTTCAGGCCACGGAATCCCTGTTAAGCCAAGCTCCGCCATTTTGTCAAAAATCTCTCTGTCAAAGCGTTCTTCTTCGTCGCGTTCAGCAGCTGTCGGAGCCACTTCGTTCCTGGCAAAATCACGCACCATTTTTCTGATCATTTCATGCTCTTCACTTAATTGGAAATTCATTGTTGGTCCCTCGCTTTATATGGATTCGATAACTTTTTTATAAAAAGGCTGCTTTACAGCTGTTTGCTGATGACAATCCGCTGAATTTCGCTTGTGCCTTCATAGATTTCGGTAATTTTTGCATCGCGGAAGTAGCGTTCAACCGGGTAATCCTCTGTGTAGCCGTAGCCGCCGAATACCTGGATGGCTTCTGTTGTCACGTCCACTGCCGTTTTGGATGCAAACAGCTTTGCCATGGAGGCTTCGAGTCCGCACTTGATGCCGCGCTGGCGCATGTCTGCTGCGCGATAGATTAATAGTTTTGCTGCTTCAACGCTTGTCGCCATGTCTGCAAGCTTAAAGCCGACACCCTGCTGAGCAGCGATCGGCTTGCCGAACTGTACACGTTCCTTTGCATAACCCGCGGCTGCTTCAAAAGCTGCTTCTGCAATTCCAAGTGCCTGTGAAGCAATCCCGATCCGTCCGGCATCCAGATTAGCCATCGCAATCTTGAAGCCTTCTCCTTCATTGCCGAGGAGATTTTCAGCCGGAACCCGCATATCTTCAAATGTCAGCTGCAATGTTCTGGAGCCGTGCAGACCCATTTTGTGCTCATCTTTTCCAAACACAAGGCCTGGCGTATCCTTCTCGACAATGAAAGCGGAGATGCCTTTGCTGCCAAGCTCCGGATTTGTGGAAGCAAATACGATATATACATCTGCTTCGCCGGCATTCGTGATGAACACTTTTGAACCATTAATGACATAATGATCTCCGTTTTTTACCGCACGGGACTTTAAGCTTCCGGCATCCGAGCCTGCGCTCGGTTCCGTGAGGCAAAAAGCGCCGAGATACTCGCCTGAAGCAAGCTTCGGAATATATTTCTGCTTTTGCTCTTCCGTACCGAAATAAAGGATTGGGTTTGTTCCAACCGATGTGTGGACCGATAAAATAACGCCAACCGTCGCACTTACGCGGGACAGTTCATGGATGGCGATAATATAAGAGGTAAAGTCCATTTCCGATCCGCCGTATTTTTCAGGAATGGGAATCCCCATCAGGCCAAGCTCGCCCATTTTGCGGAGAATCTCCCTTGGAAACTGGCCCTGCTCCATTTTTTCAACAAAAGGGGCGATTTCTGCCTGAGCAAAATCGCGCACCATTTTTCTCATCATTTCCTGCTCTTCAGTAAATCTCAGGTTCATTTGTATACCCTCCGATGCTGCCTGGGTCTGATGGCCAAGGCTAATGGTTTATTCGTAAACGTAGAAGCCTCTGCCTGTCTTCTTGCCAAGCCAGCCGGCTTTTACATATTTTCTTAACAGCGGGCATGGGCGGTATTTATCATCGCCAAAGCCTTCATGCAGGGTTTCCATAATATACAGGCATGTGTCCAGGCCAATGAAGTCTGCCAAAGTCAGCGGTCCCATTGGATGGTTCATGCCAAGCTTCATCACTTCATCAATGGCCTCTTTTGTCGCGACCCCTTCGTAAAGCGTGAAGATTGCTTCATTGATCATCGGCATCAGGATGCGGTTGGATACAAATCCTGGGAAATCATTTACTTCTACCGGCACTTTTTTGAGTGTCTTCGTGATGTCTTCGATCGTTTGGTACACTTCGTCAGCTGTCGCAAGGCCGCGAATGATTTCCACAAGCTTCATCACCGGCACCGGGTTCATAAAATGCATGCCGATTACTTTTTCCGGACGCTTTGTTGCTGCTGCGATTTCTGTAATTGGCAGGGATGACGTGTTGCTTGCCAGAATCGCATGCTCTGGTGCAATTTCATCCAGCTGGCTGAAGATCTTCGTTTTAATCTCCATGTTTTCAACCGCTGCTTCGATGACGAGCTCTACGTTTTTGGCGTCCTGAAGATCGCTTGAAGCGGTTACATTTTTGAGTACTGCTTCCATCTCGTCAGCTGTCATGCGCTCTTTTTCCACCTGGCGGAAAAGATTCTTTTTAATCACAGCAAGGCCGCGTTCCACAAACTCCGGCTTTAAGTCATTTAAGATGACGCTATAGCCTGCCTGTGCACAAACCTGTGCGATTCCTGAACCCATTTGTCCAGCACCGATTACCATAATGTTTTTTACGTTCATTTTTGTATCCTCCGTTCTTGGGTTTGACCGGTAAATTTTTAATAGGTGATCAATTCTCCAAATCGTTTCTCTGTTTGGCCGGTATTTTTGCTGATATGGCCGGTAAATTCTGCTTCTTGGCCGGTATTTTTATAGAATCGGCCGGTAAATGTTCGTTCCGCCGGGCGTTTTATCCGCATGGCCGGTAAATACCTGATTTGGGCCGATAAATGGGCCGCTGCACCGATTTTTTGTCCGGTAAGACGGCTTTTTCCGTGAAGCAGCCGCCTTACCAAAGCAGATTATTGCTTCGGAACCTCAATCATCACCGCATCGCCCTGGCCGCCGCCGCTGCAGATAGCCGCAATGCCGATTCCGCCTCCGCGGCGCTTCAGTTCGTGCATCAGGGTCAGAATAATTCTTGCACCGCTCGCGCCAATTGGGTGGCCAAGAGCCACGGCCCCGCCGTTGACGTTTACTTTTTCAGCATCAAGGCCGGCAATTTTTCCGCTTGTAAGTGCCACGGCTGCAAATGCTTCATTTATTTCAAATAGATCAATCTCTTCAAGGGTTTTTCCTGTCTTTTTCAAAAGAGCATTAATGACAAGGCCCGGTGTCTGCGGGAAGTCTTTGGCTTCCACAGCAAGAGCTGTATGGCCGAGAATATAAGCTTCCGGTTTTTTGCCTTCGCGTTCTGCACGTTCTTCGCTCATCAATACCAATGCTGCTGCTCCGTCGTTGACGCCAGGCGCATTACCGGCAGTGATCGTTCCGTCGGAGTTAAAAGCAGATCCGAGCTTGGCGAGCTTTTCTAAAGAAGTATCTTTACGGGGAGACTCATCCTGAGAAACAACGACCGGTTCCCCTTTTCGCTGAGGAACTTCCACCGGAACGATTTCTTCTGCCAGTTTGCCGGATTCGATTGCAGCAAGTGCACGTTCATGGCTTCTCAGTGCCCAATTGTCCTGCTCTTCACGGCTGATTTCGAATTCTTTCGCTGTCGAGTTTCCGTACGTTCCCATATGGACGCCTGTAAAGCTGCAGCTTAAACCGTCGTAGACCATTAAATCCTTGACCGTTGAATCACCCATGCGCAGGCCCCAGCGTGCTTTTGGCAAAATGTATGGCGCGTTGCTCATGGACTCCATGCCGCCGGCAACGATGACTTCCTCGTCACCCGCACGGATGATCTGGTCTCCTAATGTGACGCTTCGCATTCCGGAAGCACACACTTTATTGATCGTTTCTGTTTTCACTTCCCACGGCAAGCCTGCTTTTCTGGCAGCCTGGCGTGAAGGGATTTGCCCCTGTCCTCCCTGGAGAACGGTTCCGATAATCACTTCGTCAACATCCTCCGGGTTAACGCCGGCACGGTTCAGCGCT
It encodes the following:
- a CDS encoding response regulator; protein product: MMKGKILIVDDQFGIRILLNEVLQKEGYDTYQAANGVQALDIVSKHSPDLVLLDMKIPGMDGIEILKRMRVVDKDIRVIIMTAYGELDMIQEAKDLGALTHFAKPFDIDDIRAAVKKYLLVPNS
- a CDS encoding DUF2529 domain-containing protein, producing the protein MLKMFSTQLTGLFKRLQEKEEFSIEDSARLLAQAAAGDGKIYIYGTKEMAAIGYEAVQSQEPLRVAAILEKDSEVSETDRVIIFSRYSDDEDAAALAKSLSEKGVPFVSVSTLRTENGGSLADFADVHIDLKLAKGLLPDEEGNRFGYPASMAALFVYYGIKFTIDEILAEFE
- a CDS encoding CTP synthase, producing MTKYIFVTGGVVSSLGKGITAASLGRLLKNRGLTVTIQKFDPYINVDPGTMSPYQHGEVFVTGDGAETDLDLGHYERFVDINLTKYSSVTTGKIYSTVLRKERRGDYNGGTVQVIPHITNEIKDKVFRAGHETNSDVVITEIGGTVGDIESLPFLEAIRQIKSDIGRDNVMYIHCTLVPYIKAAGEMKTKPTQHSVKELRSLGIQPNVIVLRTEMPISQDMKDKIALFCDIDKEAVIEATDADTLYSIPLSLQDQKLDEIVCKHLKLDCGEAEMTEWKQLVDKVLNLSRKTKIGLVGKYVELQDAYISVVEALKHAGYAFDSDIEIKWINSEEVDSTNVNELLQDVDGILVPGGFGDRGIEGKILAIQYARENKKPFLGICLGMQLASIEFARNVLGLEGAHSAEIAPETPHPIIDLLPEQKDIEDLGGTLRLGLQACKLNEDTKAFDAYQDEVVYERHRHRYEFNNHYRQDMEKAGFVFSGTSPDGRLVEIIEVKDHPWFVASQFHPEFISRPTRPQPLFREFVGASLKFSEEL
- the rpoE gene encoding DNA-directed RNA polymerase subunit delta, encoding MSLEQFSKEELQEMSLIEVAYELLTSKKEPMAFNDIMNEVAKLMNLSEEQVKGKIAQFYTDLNIDGHFIGLGDNRWGLRSWYPVDQYEEEVVTVIKPKKKKAKKKGDDDLDLEDYDELDEEDIDYDDIDGFDDDDLTEDDDDDLLDDDDDLEDDDDFEDDEDIVEKDEEFDLGDDDEELEEDDLDADEDEEDL